One Gammaproteobacteria bacterium DNA segment encodes these proteins:
- a CDS encoding phosphoglycerate kinase: MSIVKMEELRNLTGIRALVRADLNVPMKNGKVTDETRIYASVPTIKFLMRTGAKVMVMSHLGRPEEGVYDEKYSLAPIAEKLTGHLGRKVRLVRDWLDGVEVANGEVVLCENVRFNKGEESNDDALAKKMAALCEVFVMDAFGTAHRAQASTYGVAKYAPVACAGPLLWKELKALNLALKDPKRPMVAIVGGSKVSTKLTVLESLSGIVDQLIVGGGIANTFIAAAGYNVGKSLCEPDLIPTAKRLAEKARARGADIPVPVDVVCGKEFSETAQATLKKVDQVEDDDMIFDIGPETSARLAEILDKAGTIVWNGPVGVFEFDQFGAGTEALAKTIAKSAAFSLAGGGDTLAAVAKYGVGDHITYISTGGGAFLEFLEGKVLPAVEILEERGKQAATV; this comes from the coding sequence ATGTCTATTGTCAAAATGGAAGAACTGAGAAACCTGACCGGCATACGCGCACTGGTGCGGGCCGATCTCAACGTGCCGATGAAGAACGGCAAAGTCACTGATGAAACCCGCATCTATGCCAGCGTGCCGACCATCAAGTTTTTGATGCGTACGGGCGCCAAGGTGATGGTGATGTCGCATCTGGGGCGGCCCGAGGAAGGCGTATACGATGAAAAGTATTCGCTGGCGCCGATTGCGGAAAAGCTGACCGGACATCTCGGCAGGAAGGTACGTCTGGTCAGGGACTGGCTGGACGGTGTGGAGGTGGCGAATGGCGAAGTGGTGCTGTGTGAAAACGTCCGTTTCAACAAGGGCGAGGAAAGCAACGACGACGCGCTGGCCAAAAAGATGGCGGCGTTGTGCGAAGTGTTTGTGATGGATGCCTTTGGTACCGCCCACCGCGCGCAGGCTTCGACTTACGGCGTGGCCAAGTATGCGCCAGTGGCGTGCGCCGGGCCGCTGCTGTGGAAGGAGTTGAAGGCGTTGAATCTGGCGCTCAAGGATCCGAAGCGCCCCATGGTGGCTATTGTCGGTGGCTCCAAGGTATCCACCAAGCTGACCGTGCTGGAGTCATTGTCCGGTATCGTCGATCAGCTGATCGTCGGTGGCGGTATCGCCAATACCTTTATTGCGGCGGCAGGCTACAATGTCGGCAAATCACTGTGTGAGCCTGACCTGATTCCGACTGCCAAGCGCCTGGCCGAAAAGGCCAGGGCCCGTGGTGCCGATATTCCAGTGCCGGTGGATGTGGTCTGTGGCAAGGAATTTTCTGAAACCGCGCAGGCTACGCTGAAGAAAGTTGATCAGGTAGAAGATGATGACATGATCTTTGATATCGGCCCCGAAACTTCGGCACGCTTGGCCGAAATTCTGGACAAGGCGGGTACCATTGTCTGGAACGGCCCGGTAGGCGTATTTGAATTTGACCAGTTTGGTGCGGGCACGGAGGCGCTGGCCAAGACTATCGCCAAGAGTGCCGCCTTCTCGCTGGCGGGTGGCGGCGATACGCTGGCGGCTGTTGCCAAGTACGGTGTGGGAGACCATATTACCTACATCTCTACCGGTGGAGGGGCTTTCCTCGAGTTTCTGGAGGGCAAGGTGTTGCCCGCAGTCGAAATTCTGGAAGAGCGTGGCAAGCAGGCGGCCACAGTTTGA
- the gap gene encoding type I glyceraldehyde-3-phosphate dehydrogenase, whose amino-acid sequence MAIKVAINGYGRIGRNVLRAVYEAKRNKEIQVVAINDLGNAETNAHLTQYDTVHGKFPGTVTVEGDFMIVNGDKIRVCSERDPSKLPWGDLGVDVVHECTGIFTTKEKAGLHLKAGAKKVIISAPGTEVDATIVYGVNHASLKAAHTVISNGSCTTNCLAPLIAPLHKKIGVVHGLMTTVHSYTNDQVLTDVYHSDLRRARSATMSQIPAKTGAAAAIGLVLPELVGKLDGFAVRVPTINVSLVDLTFTAARETSKDEINAIMKEAANGELKGVLNYNDKPLVSVDFNHDPASSTYDSTLTKVVDGKLVKVLAWYDNEWGFSNRMLDTTVALMSAK is encoded by the coding sequence ATGGCAATTAAAGTGGCAATCAACGGCTATGGCCGTATTGGACGTAATGTGCTGCGCGCGGTTTACGAGGCCAAGCGTAACAAGGAGATTCAGGTCGTGGCGATAAACGATCTCGGCAATGCCGAGACCAACGCCCACCTCACGCAGTACGACACGGTGCACGGCAAGTTCCCCGGCACGGTGACTGTGGAGGGCGACTTCATGATCGTGAACGGCGACAAGATTCGTGTCTGCTCCGAGCGTGATCCGTCCAAATTGCCGTGGGGCGATCTCGGTGTAGATGTAGTGCACGAATGCACCGGTATCTTTACCACCAAAGAGAAGGCTGGTCTGCACCTCAAGGCAGGCGCCAAGAAGGTCATTATCTCCGCGCCGGGAACCGAGGTCGATGCCACTATCGTGTATGGCGTAAACCATGCATCACTGAAGGCGGCGCATACCGTTATCTCCAATGGTTCCTGCACCACCAACTGCCTGGCCCCGCTGATTGCGCCGCTACACAAGAAGATTGGCGTGGTGCATGGCCTGATGACCACGGTGCACAGCTACACCAACGATCAGGTGCTGACTGACGTTTATCATTCCGATCTGCGTCGCGCACGTTCCGCGACCATGTCGCAGATTCCCGCCAAGACCGGCGCTGCGGCGGCGATCGGCCTGGTGCTCCCGGAACTTGTGGGCAAGCTCGACGGCTTCGCGGTGCGCGTGCCGACCATTAATGTGTCGCTGGTCGATTTGACCTTCACCGCCGCGCGCGAGACCAGCAAGGATGAAATCAACGCCATCATGAAGGAGGCCGCCAACGGCGAGCTGAAGGGCGTGCTGAATTACAACGACAAGCCGCTGGTGTCGGTGGACTTCAATCACGATCCGGCTTCCAGTACCTACGACTCCACGCTGACCAAGGTGGTTGATGGCAAGCTGGTCAAGGTGCTGGCCTGGTATGACAATGAGTGGGGTTTCTCCAACCGCATGCTGGATACCACCGTGGCGCTCATGAGCGCCAAGTAA